The Candidatus Omnitrophota bacterium genome includes a window with the following:
- a CDS encoding mandelate racemase/muconate lactonizing enzyme family protein: MKPNNCFSRRSLLKSLSAGGLLAAALSPFVIEEEIAFASQDINRASRPSGLKITDMRIAWIKDAPMRCPIIRIDTNQDIYGLGEVRDGASEKYALFLKSRLLGENPCNVEKIFKKIKQFGHHGRQGGGVSAVEMALWDLAGKAYGVPVYQLLGGKYRDKIRIYCDTAMSTDPKVFAQRMKERVERGFTYLKMDLGINLLRGIPGVVTQPSGAQYDNITPHPFTGIEITHKGVDLLAGFVEEVRNAIGYEIPLAADHFGHIGVNSCIRLGKELEPFQIAWLEDMVPWQYPDLLKKITDAIDVPTLTGEDIYLKEDFIKLIDVGAVDMIHPDLATAGGILETKKIGDYAEEKGVPMAMHFAGTPVSCMANVHCAAATQNFLALENHSVDIPWWDDLVTGPAKPIIQNGFIPVPETPGLGVELNEEVMKEHLLTPGYFEPTPEWDRIRSHDRLWS; encoded by the coding sequence ATGAAACCGAATAATTGTTTTAGCCGCCGCTCTCTCTTGAAATCGCTAAGCGCGGGAGGATTGTTAGCCGCCGCCCTATCGCCATTCGTCATCGAAGAAGAAATCGCTTTCGCTTCCCAAGATATAAATCGCGCTTCCAGGCCGTCGGGATTGAAGATTACCGACATGCGCATCGCTTGGATCAAAGACGCGCCAATGCGCTGCCCCATCATCCGCATCGACACGAATCAAGATATCTATGGCTTGGGCGAAGTGCGGGACGGCGCCAGCGAGAAATACGCACTCTTTCTCAAGAGCCGCCTCCTCGGCGAAAATCCCTGCAATGTGGAAAAGATTTTTAAAAAAATCAAGCAATTCGGCCATCATGGCCGTCAGGGCGGCGGCGTCTCCGCCGTAGAAATGGCCTTGTGGGACCTGGCCGGAAAAGCGTACGGCGTTCCCGTTTACCAACTGCTGGGCGGAAAATACCGCGACAAAATCCGCATTTACTGCGACACGGCGATGTCCACCGATCCCAAAGTTTTCGCGCAGCGCATGAAGGAAAGAGTAGAGAGAGGCTTTACTTATCTCAAAATGGATTTAGGCATTAATCTTCTGCGCGGCATTCCCGGCGTCGTCACCCAGCCCAGCGGCGCTCAATACGACAACATAACGCCGCATCCCTTCACTGGCATAGAAATCACTCATAAAGGCGTTGATCTGCTAGCGGGCTTCGTGGAAGAAGTGCGCAATGCCATTGGCTACGAAATTCCTCTCGCCGCCGATCATTTCGGACATATCGGCGTTAATAGTTGCATTCGCCTCGGCAAAGAGCTGGAACCTTTCCAAATAGCCTGGTTGGAGGATATGGTTCCCTGGCAATATCCCGATCTCTTAAAGAAAATCACCGACGCCATTGACGTTCCCACGCTGACGGGCGAGGACATTTATCTCAAGGAAGATTTTATCAAGTTGATTGATGTTGGAGCGGTGGATATGATCCATCCCGACCTGGCCACGGCGGGCGGCATCCTCGAAACCAAGAAGATCGGCGATTATGCTGAAGAGAAAGGCGTCCCTATGGCGATGCACTTCGCCGGAACGCCCGTCTCCTGCATGGCGAATGTCCACTGCGCCGCCGCCACGCAGAACTTTCTCGCTTTGGAAAACCATTCCGTGGATATTCCCTGGTGGGACGACCTTGTAACCGGTCCCGCCAAGCCCATCATCCAAAACGGATTCATCCCCGTCCCCGAAACGCCAGGGCTGGGAGTGGAATTGAACGAGGAAGTTATGAAAGAGCATTTACTGACGCCGGGATATTTCGAACCTACGCCGGAATGGGATCGCATTCGATCTCACGACAGATTATGGAGTTGA
- a CDS encoding RraA family protein, translating to MNRKLIFAIAILCAIAHLAAAQYGTFSKEERILYTKKNPYDRFEDGRPRVPDDILKRMKDVSIEEAWSVLKSNGYKFQFTGDWINVHPDRILVGRAVTAAFMPKRPDIEETTNDLGEQDKRIGAQNSWVIDTLVENDVIVVDLFGKIKEGTFAGDNLATSIYAKTKTGMVIDGGVRDLDGIFEIPHFSVFIRGVDPTALLDVTLMGINIPIRIGEATVMPGDVVLGRREGIIFIPPHLAEKVVVSSEDVRERDQFGHQRLREGKYTPGQIDRQWTAEIEEDFNQWKKEKNK from the coding sequence ATGAATCGAAAACTTATCTTCGCCATTGCTATTCTCTGCGCAATTGCCCATCTCGCCGCCGCGCAATATGGAACCTTTTCCAAGGAAGAGCGGATTCTTTATACCAAAAAGAACCCCTACGACCGTTTCGAAGACGGGCGTCCCCGCGTTCCCGACGATATTTTAAAAAGGATGAAAGACGTTTCCATCGAAGAAGCTTGGAGCGTATTGAAATCCAACGGTTATAAATTCCAGTTCACAGGCGATTGGATCAACGTCCATCCCGACCGCATCCTCGTAGGCCGCGCCGTTACGGCGGCTTTCATGCCCAAGCGGCCGGACATCGAAGAGACGACCAACGATCTGGGCGAGCAGGATAAGCGCATCGGAGCGCAAAATTCCTGGGTCATCGATACGTTGGTGGAGAATGACGTCATCGTCGTCGATCTTTTCGGCAAAATCAAAGAAGGCACCTTCGCTGGGGACAACCTCGCCACCTCGATCTACGCTAAAACCAAAACCGGCATGGTCATTGACGGCGGCGTTCGCGACTTGGACGGCATCTTCGAAATTCCCCATTTCAGCGTCTTCATTCGCGGCGTCGATCCCACCGCTCTCCTCGATGTAACCCTCATGGGCATCAACATCCCCATCCGCATCGGCGAAGCGACGGTCATGCCTGGCGACGTGGTGCTGGGAAGGCGCGAGGGAATCATCTTCATTCCGCCCCATCTGGCGGAAAAAGTCGTCGTCAGTTCCGAAGACGTGCGCGAGCGCGACCAGTTCGGTCACCAACGGCTGCGCGAAGGCAAATATACCCCCGGCCAGATCGACCGCCAATGGACTGCGGAAATCGAAGAAGATTTCAATCAATGGAAAAAAGAGAAAAACAAATGA
- a CDS encoding Gfo/Idh/MocA family oxidoreductase: MNKNNAKPNRRRFLKQAACLWAAAPALWGTGQASASLAPNEKIAIAVVGNGGMGNYHLDALIPRQDIEIAAVCDVYIPRYEAAVKKVGGRCQGYQDYRRVLDRQDIDAVFFATPDHWHTLHAIHGCQAWKDVYVEKPLSTTIHEGRKIVENARRYDRVVQVGLQQRSLDLFQKAIALVRGGKLGTITSAGAWIGPNGIMGYETPGDPPAGLDWDLWLGPAPWVPYSPQRFGGFRAFHDYAGGELTNWGAHLIDVVHWGLKKDRPLNISAAGGNFRVLSGSDDYEVIDIIYEYEGFTMTWKQAHNLEHYGKTYGTKFLGTGGELFIDRNSFIVKPDSLAIPETKPEQYNWIDITTHHDNFFECIRTRQRPHSDIEIGHRSTSACLLGNIALSCRRKLVWDGEAERFIGDEQANRYLFRPYRAPWHI, from the coding sequence ATGAATAAAAATAATGCCAAACCGAACCGCCGCAGATTTCTCAAGCAAGCAGCGTGCTTGTGGGCGGCGGCGCCCGCTCTGTGGGGAACGGGGCAAGCGTCCGCCAGTCTCGCCCCCAACGAAAAGATCGCCATTGCCGTGGTGGGCAACGGCGGCATGGGCAACTATCACTTAGACGCCTTGATCCCGCGCCAGGATATCGAAATCGCCGCCGTCTGCGATGTTTACATCCCCCGTTACGAAGCCGCCGTCAAAAAGGTGGGCGGACGCTGCCAAGGCTATCAGGATTATCGCCGCGTCCTCGACCGCCAAGATATCGACGCCGTTTTCTTCGCCACGCCCGACCATTGGCATACGCTGCACGCCATCCACGGCTGCCAGGCGTGGAAAGACGTTTACGTGGAAAAGCCGTTATCAACGACCATCCATGAAGGCCGCAAGATCGTCGAAAACGCCCGGCGCTACGACCGCGTCGTCCAAGTGGGATTGCAGCAACGCTCGCTAGACCTTTTTCAAAAAGCCATCGCCCTGGTTCGAGGCGGGAAACTAGGGACCATTACGTCCGCCGGAGCCTGGATCGGTCCCAACGGAATCATGGGCTATGAAACGCCTGGCGATCCGCCCGCGGGTTTGGATTGGGATTTGTGGCTGGGACCTGCGCCTTGGGTTCCTTACAGCCCGCAGCGCTTCGGCGGCTTCCGCGCTTTCCACGACTACGCGGGGGGCGAGCTGACCAACTGGGGAGCGCATCTCATCGACGTGGTTCATTGGGGACTCAAGAAAGACCGTCCTCTCAATATCAGCGCCGCCGGCGGCAACTTCCGCGTCCTCTCCGGTTCGGACGACTATGAAGTTATCGATATTATTTACGAATATGAAGGCTTCACGATGACGTGGAAACAGGCGCACAACCTCGAACATTACGGCAAAACTTATGGAACAAAATTTTTGGGAACTGGCGGCGAATTGTTCATCGACCGCAATAGTTTCATCGTCAAACCCGACTCTCTCGCAATCCCGGAAACCAAGCCTGAACAATACAATTGGATCGACATCACCACCCATCACGACAACTTTTTCGAGTGCATCCGCACGCGCCAGCGGCCTCATTCCGACATTGAAATCGGCCATCGCTCCACCAGCGCCTGCCTGTTAGGCAACATCGCTCTCTCCTGCCGCCGCAAGTTAGTTTGGGACGGCGAGGCCGAGCGCTTCATCGGCGACGAACAAGCCAACCGCTATCTCTTCCGTCCTTACCGCGCGCCTTGGCATATATAA
- a CDS encoding HEAT repeat domain-containing protein, whose amino-acid sequence MRILNNKITISLLLLFSISFSGWTDGSVEQWINDLKGDDAQARVHARQMLPLMGVDVIPSLFPLMQHPDFAVHKSVNDVLFCLINEACVPGREKDRRLATDYLMELLEPDKDDSLKTAGMKLLALAIPPKYDLKPLAKCLDNPKLQETARYALQRIGSPKACEDLRRALRQRQKKDGDPAFTCALMNSLGDLRDEKSLKIIAKFAECDNPAILSAAALALSWSGDPEFTPLMWKAIEKAADTPEAKASALDALVRHADAMSEKEELHANAIEIYEKILHRDYSAHTCAALAGLGKIGGADNVQPLLNALISDNYRVQASAASALANLQGSEAEQKILSLFESAPDEMKVLLSPILGARHDAAAFPLLAKTAQSEEWPLRLTALEALGELGHPDGLPLISQAIAKPGADNEIGMKAIARLAERLHEEKDAAQAGKAYALLLQHSAETGARQRALEGIAANPTPEAFDIIMQAAADEALKEQSLPALAAVAIALANAGQKDKTLQAFEKIAAMKPSAQTMQQLANRLRAQGLSVATAGMMGFVLHWKAIGPFPIKDGQGWDVDIIGEANADASRPVKFENRSLEWKPIQANDETGVVNLIPSLGSCEQCIAYAYAEITVLKNEDAVLKLGVDDSEKIWLNGELVFSQFAARPLQVDQDSVPVKLKAGNNSILMKIYQNNLGWEFCLRLMALDGSILAFAQSAE is encoded by the coding sequence ATGAGAATCCTGAACAATAAAATCACTATCAGCCTTTTACTCCTTTTCTCCATTTCGTTTTCGGGATGGACGGACGGTTCCGTGGAACAATGGATTAACGATTTAAAGGGCGATGACGCCCAAGCGCGCGTTCACGCTCGCCAGATGCTGCCTTTAATGGGCGTTGACGTTATCCCTTCCTTGTTTCCTTTAATGCAGCATCCCGATTTCGCCGTTCACAAATCGGTCAATGACGTGCTCTTCTGTCTTATCAATGAGGCGTGCGTTCCTGGCCGCGAGAAAGATCGCCGACTGGCCACCGATTATTTGATGGAGTTGTTGGAACCGGATAAAGACGATTCCCTAAAAACGGCGGGAATGAAACTCTTGGCGCTGGCGATTCCGCCAAAATACGACTTGAAACCTCTTGCGAAATGTTTGGATAATCCGAAACTGCAAGAAACGGCGCGTTACGCTTTGCAGCGAATTGGCTCGCCCAAGGCTTGTGAAGATTTGCGCCGGGCGCTGAGACAGCGTCAAAAGAAGGACGGCGATCCTGCCTTTACCTGCGCCTTGATGAATTCTCTAGGAGATTTACGGGACGAAAAAAGCCTGAAGATCATCGCCAAATTCGCCGAATGCGACAATCCCGCCATCCTCTCCGCCGCCGCGCTGGCGCTCTCCTGGTCCGGCGATCCCGAATTTACACCCCTAATGTGGAAGGCGATCGAAAAAGCCGCCGATACGCCGGAAGCCAAGGCCAGCGCGCTCGACGCCCTGGTGCGGCACGCCGACGCGATGTCGGAGAAGGAAGAACTCCATGCGAACGCCATCGAGATTTACGAAAAGATTCTGCATCGCGATTACAGCGCTCACACCTGCGCCGCCTTGGCGGGATTGGGTAAAATCGGCGGCGCCGATAACGTCCAGCCATTATTGAACGCCCTGATTTCCGATAATTATCGGGTGCAAGCGAGCGCCGCCTCTGCTCTAGCCAATTTGCAAGGAAGCGAAGCCGAACAGAAAATTCTCTCTCTTTTCGAATCCGCTCCCGATGAGATGAAAGTGCTCTTGTCTCCCATTCTCGGCGCCAGGCATGACGCCGCCGCTTTTCCTTTGCTGGCGAAAACGGCGCAATCCGAAGAATGGCCTTTGCGGCTTACTGCGTTGGAAGCGTTAGGAGAACTGGGGCATCCGGACGGCTTGCCGTTAATCTCCCAGGCGATTGCCAAACCCGGCGCAGACAACGAAATCGGCATGAAAGCTATCGCGCGCCTGGCCGAGCGGCTGCATGAAGAGAAGGACGCCGCCCAGGCGGGAAAAGCTTATGCTCTTCTATTGCAACATTCAGCCGAAACCGGGGCGCGCCAACGCGCCTTGGAAGGAATCGCCGCTAATCCCACACCGGAAGCATTCGATATCATCATGCAAGCGGCGGCGGATGAAGCCTTGAAGGAGCAAAGCCTGCCCGCGCTGGCCGCCGTCGCCATTGCCCTCGCCAATGCGGGCCAAAAAGACAAGACGCTGCAAGCCTTCGAAAAGATCGCCGCCATGAAACCTTCTGCGCAAACCATGCAACAACTAGCGAACCGCCTACGGGCGCAGGGTTTGTCCGTCGCAACCGCCGGCATGATGGGCTTCGTTCTTCATTGGAAAGCGATAGGCCCCTTCCCGATAAAGGACGGCCAAGGCTGGGACGTGGATATCATCGGCGAAGCCAACGCGGATGCAAGCCGTCCCGTCAAATTTGAAAATCGTTCGTTGGAATGGAAGCCCATCCAAGCGAATGACGAGACCGGCGTCGTCAACCTGATCCCATCGCTTGGTTCCTGCGAACAGTGCATCGCTTACGCATACGCTGAAATCACGGTTTTAAAAAACGAGGACGCCGTTTTGAAACTCGGCGTAGACGACAGCGAAAAGATTTGGCTCAACGGCGAATTGGTTTTCAGCCAATTCGCCGCTCGTCCGCTGCAAGTGGATCAAGATTCCGTTCCCGTAAAATTGAAAGCGGGGAATAATTCCATCCTCATGAAGATTTATCAAAACAATTTAGGCTGGGAATTTTGCCTGCGCCTCATGGCGCTGGACGGATCGATACTAGCTTTCGCGCAAAGTGCGGAATAA
- a CDS encoding ThuA domain-containing protein, translated as MRKTTYLLTALVALSIGSAAYAADAPAKIQALMITGDDVAPAHNWAENSQASREILANSGKFDVRVCEDPMILESAKALEKYAVVILVMYNAKLPTLSDQAKENLLNFVKSGKGFVTTHLSSASFKEWDEFGNLCGRKWVMGRSGHGPRAQFVANIVKDHPITKGLQDFRIFDELYAKLEGDAPIEILVSADSDWSKKTEPLVFVCDYGQGRVFHDAFGHDRLAVMDPNHITLFARGCEWAATGKVTE; from the coding sequence ATGCGCAAGACAACGTATCTACTTACGGCATTGGTGGCGTTATCCATTGGCTCAGCGGCCTACGCTGCCGATGCGCCCGCTAAGATTCAGGCTTTGATGATTACGGGCGACGATGTCGCTCCCGCGCACAACTGGGCGGAAAATTCGCAGGCGTCTCGCGAGATTCTCGCGAATTCCGGAAAATTCGACGTCCGCGTCTGCGAGGATCCTATGATTCTCGAATCAGCCAAAGCGTTGGAAAAATACGCCGTTGTTATCCTAGTCATGTATAACGCCAAACTGCCCACGCTCAGCGATCAAGCCAAGGAAAACCTCCTCAACTTCGTTAAAAGCGGCAAGGGTTTCGTTACTACGCATCTGTCGAGCGCCTCGTTCAAGGAATGGGACGAATTCGGCAATCTCTGCGGCCGCAAATGGGTAATGGGCCGATCCGGCCACGGCCCCCGCGCACAGTTCGTAGCCAATATCGTCAAAGACCATCCCATTACTAAAGGTTTGCAAGATTTCCGCATCTTCGACGAACTCTACGCCAAGTTGGAAGGCGATGCGCCCATCGAAATACTGGTCTCCGCCGATTCCGATTGGAGCAAGAAAACGGAGCCGCTGGTATTCGTGTGCGATTACGGCCAAGGCCGCGTTTTCCACGACGCCTTCGGCCACGACCGCCTGGCTGTCATGGATCCCAATCACATCACTCTCTTCGCCAGAGGCTGCGAATGGGCGGCGACGGGTAAAGTGACGGAATAA
- the pabB gene encoding aminodeoxychorismate synthase component I → MSSDTPIEPPSALLAGCGWRHDGRWLRIRCFSRTIKADEPAQVLAALDELEARRGEGWFACGYMAYEAAQAFAMPVRDHGAKPFPLLWFGLCREADIELLEPQSLKPVKPIDDHCRIKSLNIAYSEYAEAIESIHRSLAAGDVYQINYTVRAMIELPGDPLGHFLRMFRYQPVPYAAFLRVDGGCILSLSPELFLAKSGDSLLSQPMKGTMPRGRTLQEDQVLSERLRNSGKNQAENIMIVDMMRNDLGKIAEFGGVQAERLFEIERYRTLFQMTSAVRCRLRPGVSLQEIMRAAFPAASITGAPKRSAMRIIRDLECEPRGVYCGAIGMLEPNGDFKFNVAIRTMFGTPPDCHLGIGGGIVSDSNAQEEYQEIQTKMRFVDAEADEFSLIETIRYDGGGYLFLREHIQRLAQSALYWDFACDADDIEKHLKTYAAALGDAPAAVRLLLAEDGSATIAHRPIMIIPASVRVVVSKEKMDSNNPFLFHKTTRRDLYNRERENAVQNGFAEAIFTNESNNVTEGSISNIAYRLGKQWYTPPLGDGLLPGIWRQDFMRRTGAQERSINVSELQNADEIVMGNSVMGMAKIEEIVNAGFNSVG, encoded by the coding sequence ATGAGCAGCGATACTCCCATCGAACCGCCCTCCGCGCTGTTGGCGGGATGCGGCTGGCGCCATGACGGCCGATGGCTGCGCATCCGTTGCTTTTCCCGAACAATCAAGGCCGACGAACCGGCTCAAGTCCTTGCGGCTTTGGACGAATTGGAGGCGCGGCGGGGCGAAGGATGGTTTGCCTGCGGTTATATGGCTTACGAAGCCGCGCAGGCTTTCGCTATGCCGGTTCGGGATCATGGCGCAAAGCCATTTCCCTTATTATGGTTTGGATTATGCCGCGAGGCGGATATTGAATTATTGGAACCTCAATCTTTAAAACCTGTAAAACCTATTGACGATCATTGCCGCATAAAATCATTGAACATTGCGTATAGCGAATACGCCGAAGCCATCGAATCCATCCATCGATCGCTGGCGGCTGGCGACGTTTATCAGATTAACTACACGGTTCGAGCGATGATCGAATTGCCGGGTGATCCTCTTGGCCATTTCTTGCGGATGTTTCGTTATCAGCCTGTACCTTACGCCGCTTTTCTTCGCGTAGACGGCGGTTGCATCTTATCGCTGTCGCCCGAGCTGTTTCTGGCGAAGTCCGGCGATAGTCTCTTAAGCCAACCGATGAAGGGAACCATGCCGCGCGGGCGGACGCTGCAAGAAGACCAGGTTCTATCCGAGCGGTTGCGTAACAGCGGCAAGAACCAAGCGGAAAATATCATGATCGTGGATATGATGCGCAACGATCTCGGCAAGATCGCCGAATTCGGCGGCGTACAGGCGGAACGTTTGTTCGAAATCGAACGCTATCGTACGCTCTTTCAAATGACCAGCGCCGTCCGCTGCCGTTTGCGTCCCGGCGTTTCGCTTCAAGAGATCATGCGGGCGGCGTTCCCGGCCGCTTCGATCACCGGCGCGCCCAAGCGCAGCGCCATGCGGATCATCCGCGATCTGGAATGCGAACCAAGAGGCGTTTATTGCGGCGCCATAGGAATGCTTGAACCCAACGGCGATTTCAAGTTTAACGTCGCCATCCGTACGATGTTCGGGACGCCGCCCGATTGCCATCTGGGAATCGGCGGCGGAATCGTCAGTGATTCCAACGCGCAGGAGGAATATCAGGAAATCCAAACGAAAATGCGATTCGTAGACGCCGAAGCGGACGAGTTCTCGCTTATTGAAACTATCCGGTATGACGGCGGCGGTTATCTCTTTTTGCGCGAACATATTCAACGATTGGCGCAATCGGCGCTATATTGGGATTTCGCCTGCGACGCAGATGATATCGAAAAACATCTTAAAACCTACGCCGCCGCTCTCGGCGATGCGCCAGCCGCCGTTCGATTGCTGTTGGCGGAAGACGGAAGCGCAACCATCGCCCATCGCCCCATAATGATTATTCCCGCAAGCGTCCGAGTCGTCGTTTCCAAAGAAAAAATGGATTCGAATAATCCTTTCCTATTCCATAAAACTACGCGCCGCGATCTCTATAATCGAGAAAGAGAAAATGCAGTGCAGAACGGATTCGCCGAAGCGATCTTTACCAACGAATCGAACAACGTCACGGAAGGCAGCATATCGAATATTGCCTATCGGCTGGGGAAGCAGTGGTATACGCCCCCGCTTGGCGACGGCTTGTTGCCGGGAATCTGGAGGCAGGATTTCATGCGGCGCACAGGCGCCCAAGAACGATCGATTAACGTGTCGGAACTGCAAAACGCCGACGAAATCGTCATGGGCAATTCGGTGATGGGGATGGCGAAGATCGAGGAAATTGTTAACGCTGGTTTCAATTCTGTTGGATAA